The Candidatus Woesearchaeota archaeon DNA segment TATTATATGGAGTAAATGCATCCTGATGAAGCTCATAAAGTAATGGATGAGATGATGGGTGGAGGTATGATGTATTCAAATAATTTAAATGATGAATATAATACAAACTATGGAGGTAGTAATATGATGGATGGATATGGTTATTCGAATCTTTTTGGATTTGGTTTATTTGAGATGGGTTTTATAATGATTTTATTTTGGGGTCTAGTGATTTGGTTCATATATTTTGTAATTAAATCTACGACAGGAAATCAAAATAATTCAAAACATAAAGTTGAAGATTCCTTAGATATTGCAAAGAAAAGGTTTGCAAAAGGTGAAATCACTAAAAAAGAATTTGAAGAGATTAAAAAGGAGTTAAAATAAAAAATGAATATTAAAATGAAATACGGAATTAAAAAGGAAGTTGAATATGATTTTGAGAAGGCAGTAGAGAAATCTGTTGAAGAATTAGGAAAAGAAGGATTTGGTATATTAACTCAGATTGATGTAAAAGCTACCCTTAAGAAAAAACTTGATGTTGAATTCGAGGATTATATTATTTTAGGAGCATGTAATCCTCCTTTTGCATATAAGTCTTTAATTGCTGAGATAGATTTAGGTTTATTATTACCTTGTAATGTTATTGTATATAGAAAAGAAGGAAAAACTTTTGTTAATGCTATTAGACCTAGTATTGCTATGTCCTTTGTCGATAATAAAGAATTAGAAAATATAGCAAAAGAGATTGAGACTAAACTACAAAAAGTAATTGATAGTATCTGAAATTTACTCCCAAATTATGAATGTTATAGTGTGATTATAGTTTGATTCTATAAATTTCGAACTTATTGACTTTAACTCATCGTTTTTTTCATGTGTTTCAATATCTATATACTTGCTTAAATCTCCTTCAGATTCGTTTGTTAAGAGGTTTAATCTTACAGTTTCATTACTACCATCAAATAATTCTATTTCATATAATTGAAATTCATATAATCTTATGTTTTGACTTGAAAATCCAATTTTTTCACTTTCATTGTATTCAATTAAAATAGGACTTTGATTGTATAAGATAAAATTCTCATTATTTTTTGAAAAATACATTAAATAATTTCTCCATGTCCAATCTTCTTTTTCATCAAATTTTGTTAATTTTTCTTCAATTATTTCTCTAGATAATTCTTTAGCTTCATTAGTTTTGTTTTTTTCATATAGAGTTATTATTTCTTGTGCTATTGTGTTTTCTCTATTATCAATTTTATTTGCAAGAGTTAATTCAACAATATATTTACTTTGAGAATCCTGAATTTTAGTATTAGTTAATTCATACATGATTGTGTCTGTAATTACTTGATATTTAGTTTTTAACATCTCATCATTTGTTCTACCATAGGTTTGCATAGTAGGTTTTGAGTAGAAATCATCTTCATCATTTATCATTGAAGGAATTTGTGTTAGAAAAATTGTAAATATCACTAGAAAAATGATA contains these protein-coding regions:
- a CDS encoding DUF302 domain-containing protein; translation: MNIKMKYGIKKEVEYDFEKAVEKSVEELGKEGFGILTQIDVKATLKKKLDVEFEDYIILGACNPPFAYKSLIAEIDLGLLLPCNVIVYRKEGKTFVNAIRPSIAMSFVDNKELENIAKEIETKLQKVIDSI
- a CDS encoding SHOCT domain-containing protein; translation: MHPDEAHKVMDEMMGGGMMYSNNLNDEYNTNYGGSNMMDGYGYSNLFGFGLFEMGFIMILFWGLVIWFIYFVIKSTTGNQNNSKHKVEDSLDIAKKRFAKGEITKKEFEEIKKELK